From a region of the Nitrospinota bacterium genome:
- a CDS encoding methylmalonyl-CoA mutase: protein SNRAKSSRQNGEPQLSLASAQSKTAAAAEAAAAGTTLGQLATALGFHASGVQIQPLEARSFAGPFEELRDATDNWQAKHGRRPRVFLVKMGPLAQHTARAAYAKNFFEVGGFEVVTDDGFQTDADASVASFRESGASIGVICSSDKLYPELVPKVARELRAAGARSVVLAGNPGDNEATWRDAGVDRFIFKKCDVLATLREMLQEEGVLTT from the coding sequence CTTCTAACAGAGCGAAAAGCTCTCGACAGAATGGCGAGCCGCAACTTTCGCTGGCATCAGCCCAATCGAAGACTGCCGCGGCGGCGGAGGCGGCTGCCGCGGGCACCACGCTCGGTCAGCTGGCCACTGCCCTCGGTTTTCACGCCTCTGGTGTCCAGATTCAGCCGCTCGAGGCGAGAAGTTTTGCGGGGCCTTTCGAAGAACTCCGTGACGCGACCGACAACTGGCAGGCGAAACATGGTCGGCGTCCGCGTGTGTTTCTGGTGAAAATGGGCCCCCTCGCGCAGCATACGGCTCGGGCTGCGTATGCGAAGAATTTCTTTGAAGTCGGCGGCTTTGAAGTGGTGACCGACGACGGATTTCAGACGGATGCCGACGCTTCGGTCGCCTCGTTCCGCGAAAGCGGCGCCTCGATCGGTGTGATCTGTTCCTCTGACAAACTCTATCCGGAACTCGTGCCGAAGGTCGCGCGCGAGCTCCGGGCAGCCGGCGCGCGGTCGGTCGTGTTGGCAGGTAATCCGGGAGACAACGAAGCGACCTGGCGCGATGCTGGCGTTGATCGGTTTATTTTCAAGAAGTGCGATGTGCTTGCCACGCTGCGAGAAATGCTCCAAGAGGAAGGAGTGTTGACGACATGA
- a CDS encoding transporter — MKGIGAIRLVTLLVLLLSLLPIESWAAPIRGLSPRTTFVEGTALRTFGELVHKEDGSKELDIYRIPAIAQYQIMPDATLAVAVPYVEKRLKVTSGGTTSVRSTHGLGDVRVTGKYRFWHKDVPFGVTQAAVFGGLEVPTGSDSERDNLGALLPISLQLGSGSVDPFFGVALGRTGRTHSLEGGAQYQINTKGEEFELGDTVRYDLTYQYQIFPPQIENSQLNLTVELNGKHVEKHELAGRKVENSGGDTIFVAPGLQFLINTVIVEGSVQLPVVQELNGTQPETDYNVLLGLRYLF, encoded by the coding sequence GTGAAAGGAATTGGCGCCATTAGGCTGGTAACTCTGCTGGTTCTCCTACTGTCGCTCCTCCCGATTGAGTCGTGGGCGGCCCCCATTCGGGGGCTTTCTCCCCGGACGACCTTTGTGGAGGGAACGGCTCTCAGGACCTTCGGGGAGCTGGTCCACAAGGAAGACGGCTCGAAAGAGCTTGATATATACAGGATTCCGGCTATCGCCCAGTACCAGATCATGCCCGATGCCACGCTGGCGGTGGCGGTTCCCTACGTGGAGAAGCGGCTGAAGGTGACCAGCGGCGGGACGACCTCCGTCCGCTCCACCCACGGGCTGGGCGACGTCCGGGTGACGGGTAAATACCGGTTTTGGCACAAGGACGTTCCGTTCGGGGTTACTCAGGCGGCGGTCTTTGGGGGACTGGAGGTCCCGACGGGCTCGGATAGCGAGAGGGATAACCTCGGGGCCCTCCTGCCCATCTCGCTTCAGCTGGGCTCTGGCTCCGTCGATCCGTTCTTCGGGGTAGCCCTCGGGCGGACCGGACGCACCCACAGCCTCGAAGGCGGGGCGCAGTACCAGATAAACACCAAAGGTGAGGAGTTCGAGCTCGGCGATACCGTCCGCTATGACCTCACGTACCAGTATCAGATTTTTCCGCCTCAAATTGAAAACTCCCAGCTCAACCTCACCGTGGAGCTCAACGGAAAGCACGTGGAGAAACACGAGCTCGCCGGCCGGAAGGTGGAAAACTCGGGGGGCGACACCATTTTCGTCGCTCCGGGACTCCAGTTCCTAATCAACACGGTTATTGTTGAGGGCTCGGTCCAACTTCCAGTCGTGCAAGAGCTTAACGGAACGCAGCCGGAGACGGACTACAATGTCCTCTTAGGGCTGCGCTACTTATTTTAA
- a CDS encoding thioredoxin family protein: protein MTSVKRQVEVFTAGCPLCEDAVALVKGLACPSCEVVVHDLRADGEAVSRARGYGVNAVPAVVVDGRLAECCTRSTVSEAVLREVGVGVE, encoded by the coding sequence ATGACATCGGTGAAACGACAGGTGGAAGTCTTCACGGCGGGATGCCCGCTGTGCGAGGATGCGGTCGCGCTGGTTAAGGGGCTCGCCTGCCCATCCTGCGAGGTTGTGGTCCACGATCTCAGGGCCGACGGCGAGGCCGTAAGCCGGGCCCGGGGATACGGCGTCAACGCCGTCCCGGCTGTGGTGGTTGACGGCCGTCTGGCGGAGTGCTGCACGCGCTCTACCGTGAGCGAGGCGGTCCTGCGGGAGGTGGGAGTCGGAGTCGAGTGA
- a CDS encoding heavy metal-responsive transcriptional regulator, whose protein sequence is MADGQKLLIGEAARRADLNPKTIRFYEEMGLISPLGRTPKGYRLFDEEAVSRLGFIKKAQALGFTLTEIGEILALRDGGAMPCDHVEVEVTRKVAAIEERIAELTRLKTSLETLLERWKEAEASGAAVCPRIEWT, encoded by the coding sequence ATGGCCGATGGGCAAAAATTATTGATCGGCGAGGCGGCTAGGCGGGCGGACCTCAACCCGAAAACCATCAGGTTCTACGAGGAGATGGGCCTGATCTCACCGCTGGGGCGCACTCCCAAGGGCTATCGCCTCTTTGACGAGGAGGCGGTATCCCGTCTAGGCTTCATAAAGAAGGCTCAGGCCCTCGGCTTCACCCTGACGGAGATCGGCGAGATTCTGGCTCTCAGGGACGGCGGGGCCATGCCGTGCGACCACGTGGAGGTCGAGGTGACCCGCAAGGTGGCGGCTATCGAGGAGCGGATCGCCGAGCTTACCCGCCTCAAGACTTCTCTGGAGACCCTCCTTGAGAGGTGGAAGGAGGCGGAAGCCTCCGGCGCCGCCGTCTGCCCCCGCATCGAGTGGACCTAG
- a CDS encoding sulfite exporter TauE/SafE family protein, with the protein MGFIAASAFFAVALFASAMAAVTGFGTATVLLPFTTLFVALEPAIVLVAIFHFLANASRLWFMRSHVDRRTAAIYGAPSLLAAALGAFLLTMLSGTRPLRLAFGLFLGAYAVSSLAGRSWRVPTSDKALVVGGILSGFTSGLIGLGGAIRGAFLIATPLSKEAYIGTSAAIAVAVDTARLSVYLPWGALPAELYWLVPPLVVCAFAGAWIGRRGLMRLPEATLQRVVMAAILIVAIRFLLR; encoded by the coding sequence ATGGGTTTTATCGCCGCTTCAGCTTTCTTCGCCGTCGCTCTCTTCGCCTCGGCCATGGCGGCGGTGACAGGGTTCGGCACGGCCACGGTGCTGCTGCCCTTCACGACCCTGTTTGTCGCGCTCGAGCCAGCCATCGTCCTGGTGGCCATCTTCCACTTCCTCGCCAATGCCTCCCGTCTCTGGTTCATGCGGAGCCATGTCGACCGGCGAACGGCGGCTATCTACGGCGCGCCGAGCCTGCTGGCCGCGGCATTGGGGGCGTTTCTGTTGACCATGCTTTCGGGGACTCGGCCTTTACGGCTCGCCTTCGGCCTCTTTCTTGGGGCCTACGCCGTCTCGTCGCTCGCGGGCCGCTCCTGGCGGGTGCCGACGAGCGATAAGGCCCTCGTCGTCGGAGGGATCCTTTCGGGCTTCACCAGCGGGCTCATCGGCCTCGGAGGGGCCATCCGAGGGGCCTTCCTCATCGCCACGCCGCTCAGCAAGGAGGCCTACATCGGGACCTCGGCCGCCATCGCCGTGGCCGTCGATACTGCCCGCCTCTCGGTCTACCTGCCATGGGGGGCGCTGCCTGCCGAGCTCTACTGGCTGGTCCCGCCGCTCGTTGTATGCGCCTTCGCCGGGGCCTGGATCGGCCGAAGAGGCCTCATGCGCCTCCCCGAGGCGACTCTCCAGCGGGTCGTCATGGCGGCAATCCTTATTGTGGCGATCCGGTTTTTGTTGCGCTAG